From a single Gimesia fumaroli genomic region:
- a CDS encoding glycosyltransferase family 4 protein, with translation MDKQQFETRIKACEACSSRSDTRCLQHSRVCADFAKLKEHWCEPWREVSPEGHQLKEWKNKFKGKKIRLGICMPTMSMGGVCRGLLTMMNAPVKHGIEWSGIAINNAGAFDPETAQRILQHCPIYCTKDDSRFQGLVTIVDNACQIVVDGSDVVKLWGYIHSNDEIDAVDWSAKPILIVAHGQCDWTRKNLAVSLSKGSLCILASVSKGGVKCFPDAIQDQVKVVYNGVDFSRCAPAQGRAQIRQEWGIDQNTRAVGYIGRFANDKNPLAAAEAVRELGTGYHAVYVGEGYQQEQIVKGVKKLCGDRVTFIPRVEDIGTMLAALDCMVLASPSEGGPMTVIESWLAECPVVSTPVGMIPDLEAEHGPLTFGIPVDPSPWEVGEGVRRAVIGDERIERARRLTWELFSSTRMVRGYEALLRG, from the coding sequence GTGGACAAGCAGCAGTTTGAAACGCGAATCAAAGCCTGTGAAGCGTGCTCGAGCCGAAGTGACACAAGGTGCCTGCAGCATTCGCGGGTCTGTGCTGATTTCGCCAAGCTGAAAGAACACTGGTGCGAGCCTTGGAGGGAAGTCTCCCCTGAAGGTCATCAGTTAAAGGAATGGAAAAACAAATTTAAGGGAAAGAAAATCCGTCTTGGTATTTGCATGCCTACAATGTCAATGGGTGGTGTTTGTCGCGGTCTTCTGACAATGATGAATGCTCCTGTCAAGCATGGGATTGAGTGGTCAGGGATCGCGATTAATAATGCCGGCGCATTTGACCCGGAAACAGCGCAACGAATCTTACAGCATTGTCCGATCTATTGCACGAAGGATGATTCTAGGTTTCAGGGGCTGGTGACAATCGTGGATAATGCCTGCCAAATCGTAGTTGATGGATCTGATGTGGTGAAACTCTGGGGCTATATACACTCAAATGATGAAATTGATGCGGTGGACTGGAGTGCCAAGCCTATTCTAATTGTTGCACATGGTCAATGTGACTGGACTCGAAAGAATCTTGCAGTGAGTCTTTCAAAAGGCTCTCTTTGCATTTTGGCATCCGTTTCTAAGGGAGGAGTCAAATGCTTCCCTGATGCGATTCAGGATCAAGTGAAGGTGGTCTATAACGGTGTGGATTTTTCGCGATGTGCTCCCGCCCAAGGTCGTGCGCAGATACGACAAGAATGGGGGATAGATCAGAATACTCGGGCAGTCGGCTATATTGGCCGGTTTGCGAATGACAAAAATCCCTTGGCTGCGGCAGAAGCTGTGAGAGAATTAGGAACAGGCTACCATGCAGTTTATGTCGGCGAAGGATATCAACAGGAACAAATAGTAAAAGGAGTAAAAAAACTGTGTGGTGATCGGGTGACATTCATTCCCCGCGTTGAAGATATTGGGACCATGCTGGCAGCTCTGGATTGCATGGTGTTGGCGAGTCCTTCTGAGGGAGGCCCAATGACAGTCATAGAGTCATGGCTGGCTGAGTGCCCTGTGGTTTCAACTCCAGTCGGCATGATACCGGATCTGGAAGCAGAGCATGGTCCTCTGACATTTGGAATTCCTGTTGATCCCTCTCCTTGGGAGGTAGGAGAGGGGGTACGCCGGGCTGTAATTGGCGATGAACGCATCGAGCGTGCGCGCCGTCTGACCTGGGAATTGTTTTCGTCCACTAGGATGGTAAGAGGATATGAAGCATTATTAAGGGGATGA
- a CDS encoding phage portal family protein, with protein MVSLTATPREMAYNESFVQFRDAILALHGVPGIAAGISDGGSYAAFYASLKQFISLTVQPILDLLAEDDTERLAPQFGKSLTVEIEATHIDDPDILEKRLATDIRAQIIKVDELRAIRGLPPLGDRQGGGQLVSQKKQQEPSSNVPDNNDSSPPALSEGKTILNSTKSNSRN; from the coding sequence GTGGTCTCGCTGACGGCTACTCCCAGAGAGATGGCTTACAATGAATCGTTCGTACAATTCAGAGATGCTATTCTAGCTTTGCATGGGGTACCAGGAATTGCCGCCGGGATTTCTGATGGAGGAAGTTACGCCGCTTTTTATGCAAGTTTGAAGCAGTTCATTTCACTCACAGTGCAACCAATTTTGGATTTGTTAGCGGAAGATGATACCGAACGCTTAGCGCCTCAGTTTGGTAAGAGTTTAACCGTGGAGATCGAAGCCACGCACATTGACGATCCAGATATACTTGAAAAACGCCTGGCAACAGATATACGAGCGCAGATTATTAAAGTCGATGAGTTGAGGGCCATTCGCGGCTTGCCTCCTCTGGGAGACAGACAAGGTGGCGGTCAATTAGTCAGTCAAAAAAAGCAACAGGAACCTTCATCCAACGTACCGGATAATAACGACTCCAGCCCTCCTGCTTTGTCTGAGGGTAAAACGATTCTGAATTCGACAAAATCGAACTCACGGAATTAA
- a CDS encoding sulfotransferase family 2 domain-containing protein has product MLVNHSRKMVFMHAPKCAGIALSRWLAEHYGFMDYSNPELKLPKGIVERHRYTLPENCQNYEIITCIREPFERWESFYLYCCLQMGVNETFGEFTRTRLKYLPLQSLYTKEATYILRVDSLDTEVLTLPFVKPPVPEIHRLNVSKSMPDYQQMKQRIQWTDELRQLIRQHFSADFTTKPKKSI; this is encoded by the coding sequence ATGCTGGTGAATCACAGTCGTAAAATGGTTTTTATGCACGCACCTAAGTGTGCCGGGATTGCGCTGAGTCGATGGTTGGCTGAGCATTATGGATTCATGGACTATTCCAATCCAGAACTGAAATTACCCAAGGGAATTGTTGAACGGCATCGATATACATTGCCCGAAAATTGTCAGAATTATGAGATTATCACTTGTATTCGTGAACCGTTTGAACGTTGGGAATCCTTCTATTTGTATTGTTGCCTGCAGATGGGAGTCAATGAAACATTCGGCGAATTCACCCGCACAAGATTGAAATATCTGCCACTACAATCGCTATATACCAAAGAGGCGACTTATATCCTGCGCGTTGATTCGCTCGATACCGAAGTGCTTACGCTTCCGTTTGTAAAACCGCCGGTACCAGAAATTCACAGGCTGAATGTCTCAAAGTCCATGCCGGATTATCAGCAGATGAAGCAGCGGATTCAATGGACTGATGAATTACGGCAGTTAATTCGCCAGCATTTTAGTGCTGATTTCACCACGAAGCCTAAGAAATCTATTTAA
- a CDS encoding phage major capsid protein: protein MSETLEEKVKSLSSNIENLTKSVDQLNTPDMSGIHHDEQGRLSSYWETDEGQTNQISLNKSHSKNTRRFPAGYKPFSEFQSFGEFIRCGFKDRSEVISKTKKSWGMCKAIQGMSEIVGADGGIAILPEFHQEILTRIYQNDIFSRTDHYQVAGNNMTFPTDSETSRADGSRADGLRAYWVGEGDPLTGTSPKLGETTLKLNKLAVLVYLTEELINDNGMALESYVNKKVTEEMEFMLGESIFNGNGVGNAGQLSLFRDEPVERVVPAPCCNPKHPKGCPKGTAQKPKVLSSKNLKVYQHWKECKAVDLFPDDDIVKKHAAIIQEIVDQANEHKQMHMMSLMMMGNPRKLSGGTDTKVVIKNEIVQAYQAQYETKKNSTGELVTKLVNVVDNAETEELEKQALAAIDVENIKIFTKDAGSGVYAGMKKVQLDGAIQQVAFSINTSGGMTTTVSRNQEVNIYVPDFDERQRNIALKDMVKKHNETVDKTDQVEPKDK from the coding sequence ATGTCTGAAACACTGGAAGAAAAAGTGAAGTCTCTCTCATCAAACATTGAAAATCTGACGAAAAGTGTTGACCAGTTAAACACTCCAGATATGAGCGGGATTCATCATGATGAGCAGGGGCGATTATCCAGTTACTGGGAAACTGATGAGGGCCAAACGAATCAGATCTCATTAAATAAATCCCATTCCAAAAATACGCGAAGGTTTCCTGCGGGATATAAGCCATTTTCGGAATTTCAATCATTTGGTGAATTTATTCGATGTGGTTTTAAGGACCGAAGTGAGGTCATCTCTAAAACAAAAAAATCATGGGGTATGTGTAAGGCAATCCAAGGAATGTCAGAAATTGTCGGCGCTGACGGAGGAATCGCCATTTTGCCGGAATTTCATCAGGAAATTCTGACGCGCATTTATCAAAACGACATTTTCAGCCGGACCGATCACTATCAGGTCGCTGGGAATAATATGACATTTCCCACAGATTCAGAGACCAGTCGTGCCGATGGCTCACGCGCCGATGGTTTACGTGCCTACTGGGTAGGAGAAGGTGATCCCCTGACAGGCACTTCTCCTAAGCTTGGAGAAACAACACTCAAACTCAATAAACTGGCAGTTCTTGTTTATCTGACTGAAGAATTAATCAATGACAATGGCATGGCTCTGGAATCTTATGTCAACAAGAAAGTGACAGAAGAAATGGAGTTCATGCTGGGAGAATCCATCTTTAATGGGAATGGAGTCGGGAATGCGGGTCAGTTGAGTTTGTTTCGAGACGAACCTGTCGAAAGAGTTGTGCCAGCTCCCTGTTGTAATCCAAAGCACCCGAAGGGATGCCCAAAAGGAACCGCACAGAAACCAAAAGTATTGAGTTCAAAGAATCTGAAAGTCTACCAGCACTGGAAGGAGTGTAAGGCAGTGGATCTGTTCCCTGATGACGATATCGTGAAAAAGCACGCGGCGATCATCCAAGAGATTGTAGACCAGGCGAACGAGCACAAACAAATGCATATGATGTCGTTGATGATGATGGGTAATCCGCGTAAATTGTCGGGAGGCACTGACACGAAAGTCGTCATTAAAAACGAAATTGTGCAAGCCTACCAGGCGCAGTATGAGACAAAGAAGAACTCAACCGGTGAGCTTGTCACTAAGTTGGTAAATGTAGTAGACAACGCGGAGACAGAAGAGCTTGAAAAACAGGCCCTTGCCGCAATCGATGTGGAGAACATCAAGATCTTTACAAAGGATGCCGGATCGGGTGTTTATGCCGGAATGAAGAAAGTCCAGCTTGACGGAGCGATTCAACAGGTGGCTTTTTCGATCAATACTTCCGGCGGCATGACAACCACGGTATCGCGCAATCAGGAAGTGAATATCTATGTCCCCGACTTTGATGAGCGCCAACGCAATATCGCCTTAAAAGACATGGTCAAAAAACACAACGAAACCGTCGATAAAACCGATCAAGTAGAGCCGAAGGACAAATAA
- a CDS encoding phage portal protein, whose amino-acid sequence MWNPVKQLVSRFKSHRFAVALRAVLGAGQPGSWSSDHRQESEQFTGWTFVAVRAICLQAMQASVFVYDDSVNGSKQKRMQQRIQEESGYGQTKSLYAGEYGASAPLPNDHSLCKILKQPNPTQSGASFRYERVLQLQLTGTSIVWNVPNKFGKTVQRYVIPTAIATPVAPSSELPEGGYKIQTASIRYFHESAGHSFIDSGTFQQVAGKIIPLFQLQITRWPHPLYKDDGQSPVSAGARWIDSANQIDAARWAQMNNGADPSIVVTCGKGMNPTKEELEAAAAMFEQKYGGTKNRKGDFYDGRAGGLADGYSQRDGLQ is encoded by the coding sequence ATGTGGAATCCAGTTAAGCAGCTAGTGTCACGTTTTAAATCTCATCGGTTTGCAGTTGCTCTGCGTGCTGTTTTAGGGGCAGGACAACCCGGTTCCTGGAGTAGTGATCATCGCCAGGAATCGGAACAATTTACTGGTTGGACTTTCGTTGCCGTCAGGGCCATTTGTCTGCAGGCCATGCAGGCTTCTGTGTTTGTTTACGATGATTCGGTCAACGGATCAAAACAAAAACGAATGCAACAGAGAATTCAGGAAGAATCTGGATACGGTCAAACGAAAAGTTTATATGCAGGTGAATATGGTGCTTCAGCACCTCTCCCCAATGATCATAGCTTATGCAAAATATTAAAACAGCCAAATCCTACACAATCGGGAGCCTCGTTTCGTTATGAACGTGTCTTACAGTTGCAGCTGACGGGAACAAGTATTGTTTGGAACGTACCCAATAAATTCGGCAAAACTGTCCAACGGTATGTCATACCAACAGCGATTGCGACACCGGTTGCTCCCTCCAGCGAACTACCAGAAGGGGGATATAAAATTCAGACAGCATCCATACGTTATTTCCATGAATCTGCGGGACACAGTTTTATTGATTCAGGGACATTTCAGCAGGTTGCCGGTAAAATAATTCCACTTTTCCAATTGCAAATCACGCGTTGGCCCCATCCGCTCTATAAAGATGATGGACAATCACCTGTCAGTGCAGGTGCCAGATGGATTGATTCCGCAAATCAGATTGATGCCGCTCGCTGGGCGCAGATGAATAATGGTGCCGATCCTTCTATTGTTGTGACCTGTGGAAAAGGCATGAATCCGACGAAAGAAGAGCTCGAAGCAGCAGCTGCCATGTTTGAACAGAAATATGGCGGAACAAAAAATAGGAAAGGCGATTTTTACGACGGGAGAGCAGGTGGTCTCGCTGACGGCTACTCCCAGAGAGATGGCTTACAATGA
- a CDS encoding aminotransferase-like domain-containing protein: MSTNKKIKFSNKRTWSHDLPISFLMQQGVENPGVLSLAAGLVDQKSLPAGLTKQAFDHLFADPRTAKEALQYGTTAGSLALRTLLLKHLSRLEQKSAEALGITVDNMIVTTGSQQYLSLLGEVLLDPGDICLVAAPTYFVFLGVLQGLGARIVSVETDEFGMRMDSLEATLAMLDSQGQLSRVKMIYLVSDYENPSGVSLALDRRKQVVEIARSWSREQRIFVLEDLAYRELCYDGPVVPSIRSFDTTGETVILTQTFSKSFSPGLRVGFGVAPDEVCAAIRDKKGNDDFGSTNFSQHILATALRENLYYDHVEYLRTVYREKRDCMLQAADLHFSNIPNVHWVHPRGGLYVWMTLPDGIETGFNSPLFQKAIHEDKVMYVPGELCYAVDTGRGEKEQPSIQKNHMRLTFGVQNLAGIQEGMQRLANAVKSFV, from the coding sequence ATGTCTACTAACAAAAAAATCAAATTCAGTAATAAAAGAACATGGAGCCACGACTTACCGATTAGTTTTCTGATGCAGCAAGGCGTGGAAAATCCGGGAGTACTCTCCTTAGCTGCAGGGTTGGTCGATCAAAAGAGTTTGCCAGCTGGTCTCACAAAGCAGGCGTTTGATCATCTCTTTGCAGATCCCAGGACTGCGAAAGAGGCGCTGCAATATGGGACGACCGCAGGATCGTTAGCGTTACGGACGCTCTTGCTGAAACATTTATCCCGACTCGAACAAAAATCAGCCGAAGCATTAGGGATCACTGTAGATAACATGATCGTGACCACTGGTTCTCAGCAGTACCTCTCGTTACTGGGAGAGGTATTGCTTGATCCAGGTGATATCTGTCTGGTCGCAGCTCCGACCTATTTTGTTTTTCTTGGAGTCTTGCAGGGCCTGGGAGCGCGCATCGTTTCTGTGGAAACAGATGAATTTGGAATGCGTATGGATTCACTTGAAGCGACGCTTGCAATGCTGGATTCACAAGGACAATTAAGTCGAGTCAAAATGATTTATCTTGTCAGTGACTATGAAAATCCATCTGGTGTTTCTCTTGCATTGGATCGCCGTAAACAGGTTGTGGAAATAGCGCGATCCTGGTCCAGGGAACAGAGGATCTTTGTTTTGGAGGATTTGGCGTATCGTGAATTATGCTACGATGGTCCAGTAGTTCCCAGTATCAGAAGTTTTGATACAACGGGAGAGACAGTGATTCTGACTCAAACGTTCTCTAAGAGTTTTTCGCCGGGTTTAAGAGTTGGCTTTGGTGTTGCTCCGGATGAAGTTTGTGCAGCGATTCGAGATAAGAAGGGTAACGATGATTTTGGCTCTACAAATTTCAGTCAGCACATTTTAGCCACGGCCTTGCGCGAAAATCTCTACTACGACCATGTGGAATATTTAAGAACCGTTTATCGCGAGAAACGGGATTGCATGCTTCAAGCAGCCGATCTTCATTTTTCAAATATTCCCAATGTACATTGGGTTCACCCGAGGGGGGGATTATATGTCTGGATGACATTGCCTGACGGAATTGAAACGGGATTCAACAGCCCCTTATTCCAGAAAGCGATTCACGAAGATAAGGTCATGTATGTCCCCGGCGAGTTATGCTATGCCGTTGATACGGGACGGGGAGAGAAGGAACAGCCTTCGATTCAAAAAAATCACATGCGTCTGACGTTTGGTGTACAAAATCTGGCAGGGATTCAGGAGGGTATGCAGAGGCTGGCAAATGCGGTCAAGTCCTTTGTGTGA
- a CDS encoding LexA family protein, which yields MKTTEATMRQKLTEKQHAIYSFIKQEITQQRLSPTVREIGDQFGIRSSNGVMCHLRALERKGWIKRDHYLSRGITLIAEPVTQFLTLTPGEAGCLGEIYVGCVGVENRSVTLELIAPDTMGELRKDL from the coding sequence ATGAAAACGACAGAAGCAACCATGCGACAGAAACTGACAGAAAAACAACACGCCATTTATTCATTCATCAAACAGGAAATTACGCAACAGCGTCTTTCCCCCACCGTACGAGAAATCGGGGACCAATTTGGGATTCGCTCTTCTAATGGCGTGATGTGTCACTTGCGTGCACTGGAGCGTAAAGGATGGATCAAACGCGACCACTACCTCTCGCGTGGCATAACCTTGATCGCAGAACCAGTCACTCAATTTTTGACTCTCACGCCTGGAGAAGCCGGCTGCTTAGGTGAGATTTATGTGGGTTGTGTCGGCGTGGAAAATCGTAGCGTCACGCTGGAATTGATCGCTCCCGACACAATGGGAGAACTTCGCAAAGATCTATAA
- a CDS encoding Gfo/Idh/MocA family protein — protein sequence MNRRRFLATSASAAAAIGFGAPAIVRGTNLNEKLNIAIIGSGGRGGSNLRSVSSENITVLCDVNEQNLFRAAQSHPKAKQFKDFREVYDHADQFDAVVVSTCEHTHAFATLPALQLKKHVYCEKPLTHSVWEARVIREAARKANVATQMGTQIHASDNYRRVVELIQSGAIGPVQEAHVWVSRAWGWHPSEEEARKSKDIVYSEKRPSHSDPIPKGLDWDLWLGPAPKREFNKIYFPGPKWYRWWDFGNGTMSDLGSHWIDLPFWALNLDYPLTIEAQGPPIQKEIAPASMQAIYEYGQRGDMPPVTVGWYQGTNKPKLWEEGKIPKWANGVLFIGEKGMLLSDYRKHVLLPEKEFADFKRPEPFIPKSLGHHAEWIHACKTGAPTTCNFEYAGLLTEANHLGNVAYRTGKKLHWDTQVMKATNAPESDQYIRREYRKGWKLI from the coding sequence ATGAACCGTAGACGATTTCTGGCAACATCAGCGTCCGCAGCAGCAGCCATCGGTTTTGGTGCACCTGCCATCGTGCGTGGCACCAATCTGAATGAAAAACTCAATATCGCCATTATCGGTTCCGGAGGACGGGGCGGCAGCAATCTGCGGTCCGTCTCTTCAGAGAATATCACTGTACTCTGTGATGTTAACGAACAGAACCTCTTCCGCGCTGCCCAGAGCCATCCCAAGGCAAAACAGTTTAAAGATTTCCGCGAGGTCTACGATCACGCTGACCAGTTCGACGCGGTTGTGGTCAGTACGTGCGAGCACACGCATGCGTTCGCGACCTTGCCTGCACTGCAATTAAAAAAACATGTCTACTGTGAAAAACCCCTTACGCACAGTGTCTGGGAAGCCCGCGTTATCCGTGAAGCAGCCCGTAAAGCCAACGTCGCCACGCAGATGGGTACACAAATTCATGCCAGCGACAACTATCGCCGCGTTGTAGAGCTGATTCAATCCGGCGCCATTGGTCCGGTACAGGAAGCTCATGTCTGGGTTTCTCGCGCCTGGGGTTGGCATCCCTCTGAAGAAGAAGCCCGTAAATCAAAGGATATTGTTTACTCAGAAAAACGTCCGAGCCACTCTGATCCGATTCCCAAAGGATTGGACTGGGATCTCTGGCTGGGACCTGCGCCGAAACGGGAATTTAATAAAATTTATTTCCCAGGTCCCAAATGGTACCGCTGGTGGGATTTTGGAAACGGAACTATGTCTGACTTAGGTAGCCACTGGATCGACTTACCTTTCTGGGCATTGAATCTGGATTACCCGCTGACTATCGAAGCACAAGGCCCGCCGATTCAAAAAGAAATTGCACCTGCTTCAATGCAGGCCATTTATGAATACGGTCAACGCGGAGACATGCCCCCCGTGACTGTCGGCTGGTATCAGGGCACAAATAAACCCAAACTCTGGGAAGAAGGTAAGATCCCAAAGTGGGCGAATGGCGTTTTATTCATTGGCGAAAAAGGCATGCTGCTTTCCGATTATCGAAAACATGTTCTGCTGCCGGAAAAAGAATTCGCCGACTTCAAACGTCCCGAACCGTTCATCCCCAAATCACTGGGGCATCACGCTGAGTGGATTCATGCCTGTAAAACTGGCGCACCGACCACCTGTAATTTCGAATATGCGGGCCTGCTTACCGAAGCCAATCATTTAGGTAATGTGGCCTATCGCACAGGCAAAAAACTGCACTGGGATACCCAGGTAATGAAAGCAACCAACGCCCCGGAATCTGATCAGTACATCCGCCGCGAATATCGCAAAGGCTGGAAACTGATTTAA
- a CDS encoding sodium:solute symporter family transporter, which translates to MKSIRFYLTLITILFLQSPLSAAETIPDPLPVNKGLHPIDWVIIAFYAVSTIFLGWYFSRGQEDTSEYFVGSGQMNPILIGVSLFATLLSTITYLSTPGEILGKGPVYLVKDLAMPFIFIIVGFVMLPVYMKQRVTSAYELLEDKLGLGIRLLGAIMFIGLRLIWMSLLVFLTAKAITTMLNVDETWIPYIVLSTGLVAIIYTSLGGLRAVVITDLIQTILLFGGALLVIATITYHLGGFSWFPTEWNENWDTQPFFSFDPSTRVTYVGTFLSILIWYVATSCGDQVSVQRFMSTKDAKTARKSLAIQLTVSVVVSLTLAMVGFALLGYFKEFPNEIPAGIDLKKDADKFFPHYIAYHLPVGISGCVVSAMFAAAMSSIDSGVNSITAVVMTDFFDRFDRKPQTERGHILSARLLAFGIGAIVVMASSVMGSIPGNITAVTNKTANLLTTPIFCLFFFALFIPFARPAGVLVGTVLGTATAVLIAFSGPIFVPNFKPTDLDPISFQWIPIAAVTVNLASGSLVSYLIASFEKNR; encoded by the coding sequence TTGAAATCGATACGATTCTATCTGACGCTCATCACTATCTTATTCCTGCAAAGCCCCCTATCAGCGGCAGAAACAATTCCCGACCCACTCCCAGTCAATAAAGGCCTGCATCCAATCGATTGGGTCATCATTGCATTTTATGCGGTCTCAACTATTTTTTTGGGTTGGTACTTCAGCAGGGGGCAAGAAGATACGTCAGAATACTTTGTCGGTAGCGGCCAGATGAACCCCATTCTGATTGGGGTCTCTTTATTCGCAACACTGCTCAGCACAATTACTTATCTCTCAACTCCGGGAGAAATCCTTGGTAAAGGGCCGGTCTATCTGGTCAAAGATTTGGCGATGCCGTTTATCTTTATTATCGTCGGATTTGTCATGCTGCCGGTTTACATGAAACAACGAGTGACCAGTGCCTATGAACTATTGGAAGACAAATTAGGGCTAGGGATTCGCCTGCTGGGTGCGATCATGTTCATCGGCCTTCGCTTAATTTGGATGTCGTTGCTCGTTTTTCTCACGGCTAAAGCGATTACAACAATGCTGAATGTAGACGAAACATGGATCCCCTATATCGTGTTGAGCACTGGTCTAGTCGCAATTATTTACACATCTCTGGGTGGATTACGCGCTGTTGTAATTACTGACTTAATCCAGACGATTCTCTTGTTTGGCGGTGCATTACTGGTGATTGCCACCATTACTTACCATCTGGGTGGTTTTAGCTGGTTTCCGACGGAGTGGAACGAGAATTGGGATACACAGCCGTTTTTCAGTTTTGACCCATCGACAAGAGTCACTTACGTTGGGACATTTTTGTCAATTTTAATCTGGTATGTCGCCACATCGTGTGGCGATCAAGTTTCCGTACAACGTTTCATGTCAACGAAAGATGCCAAGACGGCCCGGAAATCACTAGCCATTCAATTAACTGTCTCCGTTGTCGTTTCACTGACACTCGCCATGGTTGGCTTCGCGCTGCTGGGATACTTCAAAGAATTTCCAAATGAAATTCCAGCAGGAATTGACCTGAAAAAAGATGCTGACAAATTCTTTCCACATTATATCGCTTACCATCTTCCTGTAGGAATTTCAGGCTGTGTTGTCTCAGCCATGTTTGCTGCCGCCATGTCGAGTATTGACTCTGGTGTGAACTCCATCACAGCGGTCGTGATGACAGACTTCTTTGACCGCTTTGATCGCAAGCCTCAAACGGAAAGAGGACATATTCTTTCGGCGAGATTACTGGCATTTGGTATTGGTGCAATCGTAGTGATGGCAAGCTCAGTTATGGGATCAATTCCTGGGAATATTACAGCTGTAACGAATAAAACGGCAAACTTGTTGACCACGCCAATTTTCTGCCTGTTTTTTTTCGCACTGTTTATTCCCTTTGCCAGACCTGCCGGTGTCCTGGTTGGCACAGTACTGGGAACAGCAACTGCTGTTCTGATTGCGTTCTCTGGACCTATTTTTGTCCCTAATTTCAAACCAACTGACTTAGATCCGATTAGCTTTCAATGGATTCCCATTGCTGCAGTCACTGTGAATCTTGCAAGTGGCTCGCTGGTCAGTTATCTCATCGCCAGCTTTGAAAAAAATAGATGA
- a CDS encoding YkgJ family cysteine cluster protein: protein MGICDSCHSGCCRSFAVPISGADIHRFTHHENKAFWDFACRWEDSEGLISRNLAPHFYFADDPAVPFVICLKHIPSVSFPGTTKCRFLTECVPDEEHPKGLGRCSIYGSRPHTCRSFPAKLNDSNELAILYDIPSNGRNGEAAYDLCPRQWNASDLEPNDTIQSLVIAQYEMTFFSKIAAIWNQNPGEWNNFPEFIDIIYSNRISSEPQSSSKQVPSEVGQTKSHSTEGLGPARKAA, encoded by the coding sequence ATGGGTATTTGTGATTCCTGCCATTCTGGGTGTTGTCGATCTTTCGCAGTCCCGATTTCTGGTGCAGACATTCATCGCTTTACTCACCATGAGAATAAGGCGTTTTGGGATTTTGCCTGTCGTTGGGAAGATTCCGAAGGCTTGATTTCGCGTAATCTTGCTCCCCATTTCTATTTTGCGGATGATCCTGCTGTTCCTTTTGTAATTTGTTTAAAACACATTCCGAGCGTCTCATTTCCGGGAACGACCAAGTGCCGTTTTCTGACAGAATGTGTCCCCGATGAGGAACATCCTAAAGGCTTAGGTCGCTGTAGTATTTATGGAAGTCGTCCTCATACTTGCCGCAGTTTTCCTGCGAAGTTGAATGATTCCAATGAACTGGCAATTCTATATGATATTCCCAGCAATGGTCGGAATGGAGAAGCCGCCTACGATTTATGTCCTCGGCAGTGGAATGCTTCCGATCTGGAACCAAATGATACAATTCAGAGTCTGGTAATCGCCCAATATGAAATGACATTTTTTAGTAAAATTGCAGCGATCTGGAATCAGAACCCAGGTGAGTGGAATAATTTTCCAGAATTCATCGATATCATCTATTCAAATCGAATCAGTTCAGAACCTCAAAGTAGTTCGAAGCAAGTTCCATCAGAGGTGGGGCAAACAAAATCACATTCTACTGAAGGTTTGGGCCCAGCTCGCAAAGCAGCCTGA